One genomic window of Meles meles chromosome 3, mMelMel3.1 paternal haplotype, whole genome shotgun sequence includes the following:
- the CPLX2 gene encoding complexin-2: protein MDFVMKQALGGATKDMGKMLGGEEEKDPDAQKKEEERQEALRQQEEERKAKHARMEAEREKVRQQIRDKYGLKKKEEKEAEEKAALEQPCEGSLTRPKKAIPAGCGDEEEEEEESILDTVLKYLPGPLQDMFKK from the exons ATGGACTTCGTCATGAAGCAGGCTCTTGGAG GGGCCACCAAGGATATGGGGAAGATgctggggggggaggaggagaaggacccAGACGcacagaagaaggaggaggagcgaCAGGAGGCTCTGCGACAGCAGGAAGAGGAGCGTAAGGCCAAGCATGCACGCATGGAGGCTGAGCGGGAGAAGGTCCGGCAGCAGATCCGAGACAAG taTGGgctgaagaagaaggaagagaaggaggcagaagagaaggcCGCCCTGGAGCAGCCCTGCGAGGGGAGCCTCACCCGGCCCAAGAAGGCTATCCCTGCAGGCTGTGGggatgaagaggaggaagaggaggagagcatCCTGGACACGGTGCTCAAATATCTCCCGGGGCCACTGCAGGACATGTTCAAGAAGTAA